The DNA sequence TCATTCTAATCAGTCACAGAGTAATTTCAATCTATGTACTTAGCAGATTGCATTTAATGAACTGGTATTTATAGTTCCTTCAAATGCAAAATGAACAAAAGCTTTTATTTCATTAGACAGGAATAAACTAACTAATGCATGTGTTAAAACTCACCTGTATCAGTGTTAAAGAAGAAcgaaatattttgatttttgaccTTGATGGTGGTACTTTTGATGTGTCTGTCCTTAAGGTTAAAGATAAAGTCTTTGAAGTTAAGGCCACAGCAGGGAACACTCATCTTGGTGGAGAAGACTTTGATTACAGAATGGTAAATTACTTGGTACAAGAGTtcaaaaagaagaacaaaatggATATTAGTAGGAACTCAAAACCCTTGAGAAGGTTGAAAATTGCATGTGAAAGAGCAAAAAGAACACTCTCCTTTGCTTTTGATGCTACTATTGAACTTGATGCTTTATATCAAGGCATTGATTTTTACTCATCAATCAGCCGTGCTAAGTTTGAGGAACTAAACATGGAACTCTTCAAAGAGTGTATGGAAATAGTAAATCATTGTCTCTATGATGCTAACATAGAAGTGTCTGATATACATGATGAAAATTGCATGTGAAAGAGCAAAAAGAACACTCTCCTTTGCTTTTGATGCTACTATTGAACTTGATGCTTTATATCAAGGCATTGATTTTTACTCATCAATCAGCCGTGCTAAGTTTGAGGAACTAAACATGGAACTCTTCAAAGAGTGTATGGAAATAGTAAATCATTGTCTCTATGATGCTAACATAGAAGTGTCTGATATACATGATGTTGTCCTTGTTGGAGGTTCTTCTAGAATTCACAAAATGCAGCAACTATTGCAAGAATTTTTCAGAGGGAAGCATCTTTGCAAGAGTATCAACCCTGATGAAGCTGTTGCTTATGGAGCAGGAGTTCAAGCTGCTTTATTGAGTGAAGACATTAAGGTAGCACTAGAACTTGTTCTAATGGATGTTATACCCTTATCACATGGTATAGGATTAGTAGGAGACCGAATGAATGTAGTGATTCCTAGGAATTCTACTATTCCTGCAAGGAGGACAAGAGGATACACAACTAAGCAAAATCTAAGGTACATTCAAAATGTGTTGAGGCATCAGTTTGCTGACCAAAAGTATTCATTGAAGTCATCATAATTCCTCCATGCCGAGTGTGCAGCTTTCCCATTGTTGTTTCGATCAGCTTCCTGCATTTTTTTGGCAGAGGTGAGAGTGGGtatgaaaataatagaaaaaaaatttttatccaAATATCAAAGGATATAGAAAAGAGGATAAGCCCTCATCAGAAAGTCCCATTTCATCTCCGAAGCCTTGGGTCAAAGAAAGTTTCATAATCTTATCAATAATTTAGCTAGTAGGAAAAAATTCCAAGAGAATATGAAAGAAACATAAGAAAGAGTGGAATACTAGAGAGACAAGCTTTAAAATAAAAACTCACAATGGATGCAGCAAGTACAACGTATATAGGTGAAAAAAATTCAGAACATAAATTCAAAGTTGTATAAGATAATTCAAGCAAATAGAAAGAAAGACTGAAGTATTCCCTAACCCAGTTAAATGCATCATTTTGCAACGGAATCCAGCACTGCCCAACCTCACAATTTTGGCTACGCTCAATGGGCAAGTAACTTTCATATAATCTAATTCATCACCAATTTTGTACGAAATAGAATTTACAGCAACCTATCATAGCTAAATTTGAGGAGAAAGGAAAATAATACCGGGTATCATAAGCTAAATCAGAAGATCCAACAGTAATCTTGAAGAACATTCAAATACAAACATCACCATGAATAGATCTCAATTATAAGGTAAGTGTGTACAATTACACAACACGAAGCCCATGTAAATGTATCATAGATTCAAATTACATGCACATATCAAAATTGTAGCTGATAGAGAAGCCTAAAAAAAATATCGAAGTGTGGGATTGTGAGGAAACAAAAGGATTACCATGTCTGCATTCGATCTTTGAAATGACGGAAGTGATTATTGTCTCAAATTGAATCTGGCAAGAAAACAAAGTCCGTAACAGTGTTAGGAGCCATGAGATCAGAT is a window from the Arachis hypogaea cultivar Tifrunner chromosome 17, arahy.Tifrunner.gnm2.J5K5, whole genome shotgun sequence genome containing:
- the LOC112763553 gene encoding heat shock cognate 70 kDa protein-like; its protein translation is MHVLKLTCISVKEERNILIFDLDGGTFDVSVLKVKDKVFEVKATAGNTHLGGEDFDYRMVNYLVQEFKKKNKMDISRNSKPLRRLKIACERAKRTLSFAFDATIELDALYQGIDFYSSISRAKFEELNMELFKECMEIVNHCLYDANIEVSDIHDVVLVGGSSRIHKMQQLLQEFFRGKHLCKSINPDEAVAYGAGVQAALLSEDIKVALELVLMDVIPLSHGIGLVGDRMNVVIPRNSTIPARRTRGYTTKQNLRYIQNVLRHQFADQKYSLKSS